The sequence below is a genomic window from bacterium.
CCTACAGCGATCAGAAAGTTTCCGATCGCGTCCGTCAAAGGCTCATGGATTCCGGTTATCCGTCAAGTGATGCGTCGTTGAGCCAAATGGCATTGTCGCTGCTCATACAAACGCACGGCGTCTCTTGTGTACTCAACGGGATGCGCACCGAATCGTACGTCAAAGATGCCATGGCCGCACTGAATTTGCCTGCGGTGGATGCCAAATATATTTTAGAACACTTTGATCAATCCATTCGCTAAATGAAAACGCTCAAGCTCAAGCCTACGGATGCAAATATCCGTAAAGCCGCGCGCATCCTACAGAAAGGCGGTTTGGTCGCACTGCCCACGGAGACGGTGTATGGTCTCGCAGCCAATGCGATGGACGCCAAGGCTGTTCGACGTATTTTCAAAGCGAAGGGAAGGCCTTCCGATAATCCATTGATCGTACACATCGCCGATCGCCGGATGCTCAGTACTTTGGTGGACACGATCCCGGAACACGCGCGGTTGCTCATGCGTCATTTTTGGCCAGGACCGCTTACACTTGTACTTCGGCACAATGGTGCATTACCCTTGACCGTAACCGCCGGTTTATCCACGGTCGCTGTACGTTTACCGGGACTTGCTTTGACACGAAGGATCATTCGCTTATCCGGCGTACCCCTCGCCGCGCCGTCGTCCAATCGCTCCGGGCGACCAAGCCCTACGCAATCCGAACATGTACTTCATGATCTTGACGGGCGCATTGAGGCCGTCATCGAAGGAGGCGTTTCCCGCGTCGGTATCGAATCTACAGTCGTAGATGTCACCGGAAAAATTCCGGTCATACTCCGCCCGGGCCATATCACGATTGAGGATATACGTCGTGTGTGCGGTCATGCCCGTTTGTCACACCACCGTCGGCATACCAGCGTACGTTCACCGGGTATGAAGTACCGTCATTATGCACCGGATACACCTGTACAAATCATCACACCAGAAAAAATCGAAGCCTATGCTAAACGCAACGCGCATCTTCGACTTGGTATCATGACCATGCGTCGCGGTTTGCATATACCCAATGCCACTGTGATTTATATCGGTAACACACCGACACGCGCTGCGCGGCATGTTTTCGCTGCATTGCGAAAATTAGACGGAAAAGTAGATCGTATTGTGTGTGAAGCATTGGAAGAAAAAGGGATCGGCCATGCCGTGATGAATCGCCTGAAAAAAGCAGCGAGTAAAAAATAAATTATACGACGGAGATAAATCATGCATCGGGAAGCAGCTTGGGCGCTTTTGTGCGAGTACACCAAAGGCGAAAGCCTTCGTAAACATGCTTTAGCCGTAGAATGTGCGGTTCGGGCTTATGCAGTAAAATTTGGCGAAGATGTTGAGTTGTGGAGTGTCACGGCGCTGTTGCATGATTTTGATTATGAGATGTTCCCGGATCCGGTTGCACCGAACGGACATCCCTACAAAGGAAACGAAATACTCAAAGACAAAGGTTACCCGGACGATGTGCGTCGTGCGATCATGTCCCACGCGGATTACACCGGTGTTTCGCGCGACTCTTTGCTGGAAAAAACTCTCTTTGCTTGTGATGAATTGGCCGGTTTCATAACCGCCGTTGCGTATGTTCGTCCCACAAAGTCGGTAAAAGAAGTCGAGGTAAAATCCGTTCGAAAGAAAATGAAAGACAAGGCCTTTGCGGCCAAAGTCAATCGCGATGATATTATCAACGGAGCGGCCGCACTCGGCATAGATCTGGATGAACATATCGCTTTTGTTATTAAAGCCATGCAAGATAATGCGGATTCGTTGGGATTATAGCGGATATTATTAAACGGGGTGATGACCCTTTGGTAAAACAGTGCGCATGGTTGTGCCTTTTCCAGTCTCCGATGACACATCAATATGTCCGCCATGTTTGTGGACGATACCGTATGCCTCCGATAAACCTAATCCCCTCCCCTGACCTACCGGGCGCGTCGTAAAAAACGGGTCAAATATTTTCTTAA
It includes:
- a CDS encoding threonylcarbamoyl-AMP synthase: MKTLKLKPTDANIRKAARILQKGGLVALPTETVYGLAANAMDAKAVRRIFKAKGRPSDNPLIVHIADRRMLSTLVDTIPEHARLLMRHFWPGPLTLVLRHNGALPLTVTAGLSTVAVRLPGLALTRRIIRLSGVPLAAPSSNRSGRPSPTQSEHVLHDLDGRIEAVIEGGVSRVGIESTVVDVTGKIPVILRPGHITIEDIRRVCGHARLSHHRRHTSVRSPGMKYRHYAPDTPVQIITPEKIEAYAKRNAHLRLGIMTMRRGLHIPNATVIYIGNTPTRAARHVFAALRKLDGKVDRIVCEALEEKGIGHAVMNRLKKAASKK
- a CDS encoding HDIG domain-containing protein, producing the protein MHREAAWALLCEYTKGESLRKHALAVECAVRAYAVKFGEDVELWSVTALLHDFDYEMFPDPVAPNGHPYKGNEILKDKGYPDDVRRAIMSHADYTGVSRDSLLEKTLFACDELAGFITAVAYVRPTKSVKEVEVKSVRKKMKDKAFAAKVNRDDIINGAAALGIDLDEHIAFVIKAMQDNADSLGL